In the [Clostridium] colinum genome, one interval contains:
- the coaE gene encoding dephospho-CoA kinase (Dephospho-CoA kinase (CoaE) performs the final step in coenzyme A biosynthesis.): MTQNRPRIIGLTGGTGCGKTTVCSILTKYNAYIIDADKIAHSVIEKGKEAYFEIIDYFGNSILDEDNQIIRKKLGEIVFSEKEKLKYLNNITHKYIIKEITNIINIKKNDKKYNYIVIDAPLLIETNLHKIVDSVWIVHCSLETRIKRLKKRDNLPVDILSKRINSQTSFDENKKFANFIIFNEEGANLEQIIKQQLKKEI; encoded by the coding sequence ATGACACAAAATAGACCAAGGATAATAGGACTAACAGGAGGAACAGGCTGTGGCAAAACAACAGTCTGTTCTATCTTAACAAAATATAATGCTTATATTATAGATGCAGATAAAATAGCTCATAGTGTTATTGAAAAAGGAAAAGAAGCTTATTTTGAAATAATAGATTATTTTGGAAATAGCATTTTAGATGAAGATAACCAAATAATAAGAAAAAAACTAGGCGAGATAGTTTTTAGTGAAAAAGAAAAGCTTAAATATTTAAACAATATAACACATAAATATATTATTAAAGAAATAACAAATATTATAAACATAAAAAAAAATGATAAAAAATATAATTATATAGTTATAGATGCACCTCTTTTGATAGAAACAAACTTACATAAAATAGTAGATAGTGTATGGATTGTTCACTGTTCTTTAGAAACTAGAATAAAAAGGCTAAAAAAAAGAGACAATTTACCAGTAGATATTTTATCAAAAAGGATAAATAGCCAAACTAGTTTTGATGAAAATAAAAAATTTGCTAATTTTATTATATTTAATGAAGAAGGGGCTAACCTTGAACAGATTATAAAACAACAATTAAAAAAGGAAATTTGA